The Peribacillus sp. FSL E2-0218 genome contains a region encoding:
- a CDS encoding DMT family transporter, with protein sequence MTNFMYIFCLVVWGLNFIAVKIQGTPVSLELSLTYRLSLTAVLFLILLCILKPAGKPKKKDIPYIIVFGICNFALSYLCLYYATILSSAAMVTLIFSLKVILTPIALRIFLKEPLHFRILIGGIIGVLAVCIVIYPSLHDIHGFQDIKGIMIAVLGTILTALGDASSARNAKKQVNPIYANVLGFAAGGILLWAIVFIKGQAVSLPTSLSYLSALFYLTIFASFGAWLFYLKLVDKIGGAKSGYMVALFPAIGGLASVMIGDSDPSIFLAAGCLFSCIGAAIALGVGTRKGKVKLKEENSIHQ encoded by the coding sequence ATGACCAACTTTATGTACATATTTTGTTTAGTAGTATGGGGGCTTAATTTTATTGCAGTAAAGATACAAGGTACACCCGTTAGTTTAGAATTATCTTTAACCTATCGTTTAAGTTTGACGGCAGTCTTATTCTTGATTCTGTTGTGCATTCTTAAACCTGCAGGTAAACCAAAGAAAAAGGATATTCCATATATTATCGTATTTGGAATATGTAATTTTGCCTTGAGCTATTTATGTCTTTATTACGCGACTATCTTAAGTTCAGCAGCCATGGTTACATTGATATTTTCATTGAAGGTTATTTTAACACCCATTGCTCTTCGGATTTTTTTGAAAGAGCCTTTGCATTTCCGTATCTTGATTGGCGGAATAATCGGTGTGCTGGCTGTGTGCATCGTTATTTACCCAAGCTTACATGACATTCATGGTTTTCAGGATATAAAAGGTATCATGATTGCCGTTCTTGGGACCATCCTGACGGCATTGGGCGATGCGAGCTCAGCTCGAAATGCCAAGAAGCAGGTGAACCCAATCTATGCTAATGTACTTGGGTTTGCAGCGGGGGGCATTCTTTTATGGGCAATCGTGTTCATTAAAGGGCAAGCTGTTAGTCTGCCTACATCCCTTTCATATTTATCTGCTTTGTTTTATTTAACGATATTCGCCTCCTTTGGGGCCTGGCTGTTCTACCTAAAGCTTGTAGATAAAATAGGTGGAGCGAAAAGCGGGTACATGGTCGCTCTTTTCCCAGCAATAGGAGGTTTGGCTTCAGTAATGATTGGTGATTCCGATCCCTCCATTTTCTTGGCTGCTGGCTGCCTTTTCAGTTGCATAGGGGCTGCGATTGCATTGGGAGTGGGCACGCGCAAGGGGAAGGTAAAGCTGAAAGAAGAAAATTCGATTCACCAATAA
- the hemA gene encoding 5-aminolevulinate synthase, which produces MYEKIINGELNKLKESGQYRSFVTLNRINGQYPLAKLNGDENGKPVVVWCSNDYLGMSQHSLVTDAMHDAINMYGAGSGGSRNIGGTHYQYAELEKTLAEWHGKESALVFPTGYGSNDATLQCLLKLFSNCIVFSDERNHASIINGIGSAKVEKSIFKHNDVAHLEGLLEGQPLDRPKIIVFESVYSMDGDISPIEEIVALAEKYNAITFLDEVHAIGMYGPRGAGIAAELGIAHKVDIIQGTMAKAIGVIGGYITASVSIIDAVRSFASGFIFTTSLPPAVIAACHASIQHLLSSDKERIVLQEKTNTLREYLTKAGIPIMAASETHILPVLIGDAKKCKEAAKRLLENHQIYLQPINSPTVAVGTERFRVNVTPNHTEEQIAHLTIALTEVFTYFDIPFSKRLDSVNI; this is translated from the coding sequence ATGTATGAGAAAATCATTAACGGTGAGCTAAATAAACTAAAAGAAAGCGGGCAATATCGCAGTTTTGTCACGTTGAATCGTATAAATGGTCAATATCCCTTAGCCAAGTTGAATGGTGACGAAAATGGTAAACCGGTAGTGGTATGGTGCAGCAATGATTATTTAGGGATGTCCCAGCACTCACTAGTAACGGATGCCATGCACGATGCAATTAATATGTATGGGGCTGGCTCTGGTGGATCTCGTAATATAGGAGGGACACATTATCAATATGCGGAGCTGGAAAAAACGCTTGCAGAATGGCATGGCAAAGAATCGGCTCTTGTTTTCCCTACGGGTTATGGGTCAAATGATGCCACACTGCAATGTCTATTAAAGCTATTCTCAAATTGTATCGTGTTTTCGGATGAACGTAATCATGCGTCCATTATTAATGGTATTGGCAGTGCTAAAGTTGAAAAATCGATATTTAAGCATAATGATGTAGCTCACTTAGAAGGATTATTGGAAGGACAACCCCTTGATAGACCAAAGATCATTGTTTTTGAATCGGTTTACTCAATGGATGGGGATATTTCGCCGATCGAAGAGATTGTAGCCCTTGCTGAAAAGTATAACGCGATTACTTTCCTCGATGAAGTTCATGCCATTGGAATGTATGGACCCAGAGGTGCAGGGATTGCTGCAGAACTTGGCATTGCCCATAAAGTGGATATCATTCAAGGCACTATGGCCAAGGCCATTGGCGTAATAGGAGGGTATATTACTGCTTCTGTTTCAATAATCGATGCGGTTCGTTCGTTTGCATCAGGCTTCATATTCACCACGTCCCTGCCACCCGCAGTCATAGCGGCTTGTCACGCGAGTATTCAACATCTGCTATCATCGGATAAAGAGCGGATCGTACTGCAAGAGAAGACAAACACTTTAAGAGAGTATCTAACGAAGGCAGGCATTCCGATAATGGCAGCAAGCGAGACTCATATTCTTCCGGTTTTAATCGGAGATGCGAAGAAATGTAAGGAAGCAGCCAAGAGACTGCTTGAAAACCATCAGATATACTTACAACCTATCAATTCACCTACAGTAGCTGTCGGTACAGAACGCTTTAGGGTGAATGTCACACCCAATCACACTGAAGAACAGATAGCCCATTTAACCATTGCTTTAACGGAGGTTTTCACTTATTTTGATATTCCTTTCTCCAAAAGATTGGATTCAGTAAACATATGA
- a CDS encoding SRPBCC family protein, which produces MKSWKKEIEINAPIEHVWRYLDGSVENMQKIMPQVIEQKPIKITEEVVGSIYRQKYREGKRTEEYDIETLAYTNEADEKKLKVGFILAKMFEITALYEMNKINDSRTSFTYTVSSRPLKWYLKWLLLFATDKVVVEFLDRVKNVAEAESSGG; this is translated from the coding sequence GTGAAATCGTGGAAAAAAGAGATCGAAATAAACGCTCCGATCGAACATGTATGGAGGTATCTTGACGGTTCTGTAGAAAATATGCAAAAAATCATGCCCCAAGTGATTGAACAAAAGCCCATCAAAATAACGGAGGAAGTGGTCGGGAGCATATATCGCCAAAAATATAGAGAAGGCAAACGAACAGAAGAATATGATATCGAAACACTCGCCTATACCAATGAAGCGGATGAGAAAAAGCTAAAAGTAGGCTTCATCCTTGCCAAAATGTTTGAAATTACAGCTTTATACGAAATGAATAAAATCAATGACAGCAGAACTTCCTTTACATACACAGTCAGCAGCCGCCCGTTAAAATGGTACCTGAAATGGTTATTACTATTCGCCACCGATAAAGTGGTCGTTGAATTTTTGGACCGTGTCAAGAATGTAGCTGAAGCGGAGTCCAGTGGAGGATGA